The nucleotide sequence CCTTGAAGTCGTCGAAGGCGCCCTGTCCCCAGCGAAGGAACTGGTACCGCTCGCCGTTGCGCTGGTACTCGAGTTCGACGTTGCGCTCAAAAGCGTCGGGCCGTCCGAATATGTCGAGGATGACGGAGTGGTCGATGACCATTTCGGCGGGGGAGAGCGGATTGACCTTGTCCGGGTCACCCCCGAGGGTGGTGACTGCCTCACGCATCGTCGCGAGGTCGACCACACAGGGCACGCCAGTGAAGTCCTGCATGATCACGCGGGCCGGCGTGAACTGGATCTCGACGCTAGGCTGCGCGCTGGGATCCCACTTCGAAATCGCGTTGATGTGCTCTTCAGTGATGTTTAGGCCGTCTTCGGTACGCAAGAGGTTCTCGGCGAGAACCTTGAGCGCGTACGGCAATTTTTCGGTACCGGGAACCGCGGAGAGGCGGAAGATCTCGTAGGAATTGTCCCCGACCTCCAGTGTTCCGCGCGCTCCAAAGGAATCAATGCTGGTGCTCACGTCAGCTCCACTCGTCGATAAGTCTTCCGCCAGCTGGGCTGTGCCGACGGGGGTCGCACGCCACTTTCGGCAAGTGCCGCTGGCGCATGGTCACGAGCATGCCAGAGCGCTACGACAGATACCTGGAGTGGCAAAAAGAATTCTAACAGTACGCACGTACTGTGAAATCGCCGGGGGTGGCATCGGTGTTGCGGGTGTCGCGCTATGACACTCGCGGCAGTGCGTCGAGGTTGCGAGCACATGGTCGCGTATCATCGATGGCTGATTCGCCGAACCCGGCAGGCGCGCTTAAGGGTGCCTGAGGTGCCTCGAGTTGGGGCTGCCTCGATCTGCGCGACACGGACCTGCAGTTCTGGTCGCGCGGCGCCGCTGGGACCCGTCTTCGGCATCCGGATGGAGACAAGGTGAGATTTGTGAACGCTGGACCGGTAACCGATGCGCTCACCCGGGGAGGGCCATTTCAGGCGAATACACCACCGGCAGTAAATCTCGACGACGTGCTCGCTGGGCTGGCGGAAGACAATGTCTACGCCCCGGACGGGGAAGTGGACACTTTCCGGGATATCGTCGCCGAAGCCGCCGAGCAAGGCATCGATCTGAAGATCGTCGCCTTCCCTTACAACCCCTGGTATGGGGGTGGCCCGCGCGACCTCGCGAATGACATCGGTGCCGCGGACGGTGGAACGATCCTCGTTCTTGGGCCCAACGTTATTGCGTCTTATAGCGATTCCATCAGTCGTTTCACCCTTGAGGGCGCGCAGATGGAAATCGCTCGCCGTGAGCATCCGGATGCAGCTGCGATGTTTCTCGACGAAATCACCGCGTCTGGATTCCCCTGGACCGGCCTGACGGTGGCCGTGCTGTTCCTTGTCGTGGCTGTGGTCGTCGCGACGCGCTGGTGGTCCCGTCGAGGTTATGACTACTCCGAAGGGTCCGCTGAGCCCCGGGGCGATTAGCTGACGGCGCTTATTCCTTCCCGGGGAGTCCCTGCTGAATGACGGCTGGTCTGGTGTGCGGGGGAACTCCGGTGCATTCCGCATTACTCCCGTGCGCACGTTTAGCGAAAGCGAGTGGGAAAGCTCGAATCGGCGCGGAAACCGTACTCATACAAACGGACATTTGCAAATTACTACTATGTAGTTTTGTGGAAATTGATGTAATCGTGATGTGTGTTGTCGTACGGTTCACATGACACGTAGGTGGGTGAAGTGGCCCACTGTGTTTTGTGAGGCGGGCGGGTACGCGCAATATGCCCATGCCGGAGGGAGGCAGTCTGAGTTATCTCAGCGCCTAACTCAGTCTCGGTCGCACGTCCGGACCGGACGGCACCTGCCACGCACGTAGGCAGAAATCGCCGGCCTTGAGGGAGTGGACTGTGAACCGACGAAGAGTCAGGCCGCCAGTCGGGGCGGTCCGGATTGTGGTCGGGCTTGGGTTGGCAGGCCTGCTGATGGCGACGCAATCAACTGTGTCACTTGCGATTCCGCCACGTCCCAGTGATGGCGAGATTGCCGACGCGCAAGGCGCAGCGGCAAACAGCGTAAGAACCGTGTCGCACCTCATTGATGAGCTCGCCACGAAGGAGGCGGAACTCGCGAACCTCGATGCCGAAATCGCTACTGTGCGCCAGCAGGCGAACAAGGCGCTGGTTGATCTCGAGCACGCGCAGAACGAAGCGACGCGGGCCGAAGACGAAGCCTCCGCTGCCCGTGCACTTCTAGAGGAGGCGAGTCAAAGCATCCGTGAGGCTCAGGAGCGCTACGACGCTTTCGTGCATCACAACTACGTTCAAGGTGGACCGGCTGACTCTCTAGAGCTGTTTGCGGGCGCGCTAGGCCCAGGCGAAGTGCTTGATCGCGCTCACCTCCGGAATGTGGTTGGGCTGAGCCAGAAAAGCGCGATCGAAGCGCTCGAGCGGGCTCGAGCGCAGATGGCAAACCAGGACTCTTCTGCGCGCCTCGCGAGGGATCAGGCGCGCACCGCTGCCAGCCAGGCTCAGACGGCCAGAGAGGCGGCGATGGCGGCTTTCGGTACCGCGCTCGAGCGCCAGCAGCAGGCTGTGGGAGAGCGTGAACGGCTCGCTCGCGAGCGGACAGCCGCGCAGGCACTGCTGCAGGCGGCACGGGACGCGGTCGAAGGACTTCAGGGGCAGCGGCGCGCACACGACAGCTGGGCGGCCGCGGCTGCGCAGGAGCCGGCCGCCGCTGAGGGGAATGCCGACGCAGCAGGAGTTGCCGAGAACCCCGAAATCACCGCGCCGCTTGAGGAATTCACACCGCAGGAGAATACGGACCCAATCGGGCCAGTCGATACGACTGAGCGGATCGCGGCGGCTCCGGCGGGAGTTCCCAGTACCGGCTCGATGGATGCGGCGCGCCAGGAGGCGAACCTCCTCGCCGATCTCGACCTTGGCCGACTTGTTGACACGATCCTTGCGTCCGGTTCGATGGGTTCCCTCGAAAGCTTCACGCCGCCGCGCGCGGTTCCACCATCGACTCCACCGCCCGGCAGCCAGAATCCACCGCCGTCAACTGGCGACCCAGGCGGGGGAGACCCCATCCCGTCCACTCGGGCGCAGAAGATCGACGCTGTGGTCAACCGCGCGCTCTCCCAGGTAGGCGTCCCCTACGCGTGGGGCGGTGGCAACGCGAATGGGCCCACCCTGGGAATCCGGGATGGTGGCGTGGCCGACCGGCACGGTGACTACCTGAAGATCGGTTTCGACTGTTCGGGACTGATGGTGTATACCTTCGCGGGCGTGGGAATCAGCCTCCCGCGATTCAGTGGGTACATCTACAACGCCGGCACCAAGGTTCCGGTCGCCCAGATGGAGCGTGGCGACATGTTGTTCTGGGGTGCGGGAGGCAGCCAGCATGTGTCGCTGTACATCGGCAACGGTCAGATGGTTGAGGCGCCGTTCTCCGGTGCAACAGTCCGGGTCGTAGCAGTCCGCTGGAGTGGTATTCAGCCGTTCGCTGTCCGCATGATCTGACCTCTGTGACGGGAGGTTCCGGCAGAGTCCGGCGGAACCTGGAATAGTGGACCAGGTACTGACATTGGCCGGCAGAATTCCGGCCCTGGCATGTAACGGTGGTCTACAGAGTGACGTTCGAGCGCACAGGAGAACAGGGCAATCCAGCCGGCGACGGAACCGGCTATGTCGGTCCCGGGTCGTCGCGGCCCGGGCAGCTCCCGCCGTCAGCGACGCTGGAAGACGATGCAAAGCTGCTCGAACGCACCGCGCACGAAGTGAAACGCGTCATCGTGGGTCAGGATGCTCTGGTAGAGCGGCTGCTGGCAGGGATGCTGGCTAGAGGTCACGTCCTGCTCGAGGGTGTTCCCGGTGTGGCTAAGACGCTTGCCGTGTCGACGCTGGCGCAGGTGATAGGTGGTAGCTTCTCGCGCGTCCAGTTCACGCCAGACCTAGTGCCGACCGACTTGATTGGTACTCGTATCTACCGGCAGGGCCGAGAGCAGTTCGATACCGAACTCGGCCCGGTTGTTGCGAACTTCGTCCTTGCGGACGAGATCAACCGCGCCCCCGCGAAGGTTCAGTCCGCTCTACTCGAGGTGATGGCTGAACGCCACGTGTCTATTGGCGGCAAGAGCTATCCAGTACCGGATCCATTCCTCGTCCTTGCGACGCAGAACCCAATCGAAAGTGAAGGCGTCTATCCGCTCCCAGAAGCACAGCGAGATCGCTTTCTCTTCAAAGTGCTGGTCGATTACCCCTCGATGGCTGAAGAACGCGAGATCGTCTACCGGATGGGTGTGACGCCGCCGGAGGCGCGCCGGATTCTGGACTCTTCCGAGGTTATTCGCTTGCAGCGCACCGCGAGCAACGTCTTCGTGCACCATGCGCTCATTGATTATGTTGTGCGAGTCATCACAGCCACGCGTGACCCTGCAAAGTTCGGTATGGATGATGTGGCGGGCTGGCTCGCGTACGGCGCTTCACCGCGTGCGACGCTCGGTATCATCGCCGCGGGCCGTGCCCTAGCGCTCATGCGGGGGCGGGATTACGTCGTGCCCCAGGATGTCGTCGAAATCATCCCGGATGTGCTCAGGCATCGTCTCGTGCTCAGCTATGACGCGATGGCGGACGAGATCACCCCCGATTCCATTATCGACCGTGTGCTGCGGACGGTGGGCTTGCCACAAGTGACCGCACAGCCCGTGGGTGCAGCACCGCAGTCACCTCGGTGACGCGGAATGATGATGCAGCAAGGCGACGCCCGGGCGGGCGGTCCTCCTGAGAAGCGGCGGCACCCCGCACCGCCCTCATTTGCCAGCGGTGAACTGCGCGATCCACAGCTCGCTGCGGCGTTGCGCACTCTGGAACTCACCGTCCGCCGCAAGCTGGATGGTGTCCTCCACGGCGACCATCTGGGTTTGATTCCCGGTCCAGGTTCCGAGCCCGGTGACGCGCGAATGTACCAGCCTGGCGACGACGTCCGCCAGATGGACTGGTCGGTGACCGCCCGGACGACACACCCGCATGTTCGCCAGACGATTGCCGATCGTGAACTCGAAACGTGGATTGTGCTCGACCTGTCGGCGAGCCTCGACTTCGGCACTGCGGACAGCGACAAGCGGGACTTGGCGGTGGCGGCGTGTGCGGCAATCACCTACCTCACTGGAGGCGGCGGGAATCGCATCGGCGCTATCGTCGCGACTGGTGCCGATACGATCCGTGTGCCTGCAGGTTCAGGCATGCATCACAGGCAGACACTGCTCCGGAAGATCGCGACGACGCCGCGCGCCGCCTCCGGCACTCGCGGCAGCCTCGATGCTGCCATCGATGCGCTGCGCCGACCGCAGCGGCGCCGTGGACTCGCGGTGATTATCAGTGACTTCCTCGGCCCCATCGACTGGGAGCGTTCGCTGCGCGCTGTTTCAGGTCGTCATGACCTGCTCGCCGTGGAAGTGCTGGACCCGCGTGACCTGGAACTGCCCGATGTGGGACTGGTAACCCTGCAGGACCCTGAGTCGGGCGCCACGAAGGAAGTAAAAACAACGAGGAAACTGAGGAACGATTTCGCGGCTGCCGCTGAGCAGCACCGCG is from Hoyosella subflava DQS3-9A1 and encodes:
- a CDS encoding AAA family ATPase, which codes for MTFERTGEQGNPAGDGTGYVGPGSSRPGQLPPSATLEDDAKLLERTAHEVKRVIVGQDALVERLLAGMLARGHVLLEGVPGVAKTLAVSTLAQVIGGSFSRVQFTPDLVPTDLIGTRIYRQGREQFDTELGPVVANFVLADEINRAPAKVQSALLEVMAERHVSIGGKSYPVPDPFLVLATQNPIESEGVYPLPEAQRDRFLFKVLVDYPSMAEEREIVYRMGVTPPEARRILDSSEVIRLQRTASNVFVHHALIDYVVRVITATRDPAKFGMDDVAGWLAYGASPRATLGIIAAGRALALMRGRDYVVPQDVVEIIPDVLRHRLVLSYDAMADEITPDSIIDRVLRTVGLPQVTAQPVGAAPQSPR
- a CDS encoding NlpC/P60 family protein translates to MNRRRVRPPVGAVRIVVGLGLAGLLMATQSTVSLAIPPRPSDGEIADAQGAAANSVRTVSHLIDELATKEAELANLDAEIATVRQQANKALVDLEHAQNEATRAEDEASAARALLEEASQSIREAQERYDAFVHHNYVQGGPADSLELFAGALGPGEVLDRAHLRNVVGLSQKSAIEALERARAQMANQDSSARLARDQARTAASQAQTAREAAMAAFGTALERQQQAVGERERLARERTAAQALLQAARDAVEGLQGQRRAHDSWAAAAAQEPAAAEGNADAAGVAENPEITAPLEEFTPQENTDPIGPVDTTERIAAAPAGVPSTGSMDAARQEANLLADLDLGRLVDTILASGSMGSLESFTPPRAVPPSTPPPGSQNPPPSTGDPGGGDPIPSTRAQKIDAVVNRALSQVGVPYAWGGGNANGPTLGIRDGGVADRHGDYLKIGFDCSGLMVYTFAGVGISLPRFSGYIYNAGTKVPVAQMERGDMLFWGAGGSQHVSLYIGNGQMVEAPFSGATVRVVAVRWSGIQPFAVRMI
- a CDS encoding DUF58 domain-containing protein — translated: MMQQGDARAGGPPEKRRHPAPPSFASGELRDPQLAAALRTLELTVRRKLDGVLHGDHLGLIPGPGSEPGDARMYQPGDDVRQMDWSVTARTTHPHVRQTIADRELETWIVLDLSASLDFGTADSDKRDLAVAACAAITYLTGGGGNRIGAIVATGADTIRVPAGSGMHHRQTLLRKIATTPRAASGTRGSLDAAIDALRRPQRRRGLAVIISDFLGPIDWERSLRAVSGRHDLLAVEVLDPRDLELPDVGLVTLQDPESGATKEVKTTRKLRNDFAAAAEQHRDDVAAVLRRCGSPLLSLRTDHDWIADIVRFVVSRRSRLSVSAGIRAGAGR
- a CDS encoding Rv1476 family membrane protein, encoding MRFVNAGPVTDALTRGGPFQANTPPAVNLDDVLAGLAEDNVYAPDGEVDTFRDIVAEAAEQGIDLKIVAFPYNPWYGGGPRDLANDIGAADGGTILVLGPNVIASYSDSISRFTLEGAQMEIARREHPDAAAMFLDEITASGFPWTGLTVAVLFLVVAVVVATRWWSRRGYDYSEGSAEPRGD